The sequence below is a genomic window from Kiritimatiellia bacterium.
CGTTCATGCCTCACGCGGCGGTCAATGCCATCAGCGCCTGTCTGGACTTGCAGACGCACCCGTTGACCATGGCAAGCGCCTGCGCGGCCGGCCTCGACGCCATCAGCGAGGCGGCCTCGCTGATTCTGGGAGACCGCGCGGACGTGGCGATGGCCGGCGGGGCGGATGCCCCGATCAGCTTCACGGCCTTCACCAGCTTCGCGGCTTGTGGGTTGATTTCCTCGGAAGTACAGAATCCCCGTGCGGCGAGCCGGCCGTTCGACCGCCAACATGTGTGCGGCGTGATTTCGGAAGGCGCCGCCGTGGTGATTCTCGAGAACCTGCATCATGCCCGGGCCCGGGGCGCGGTCCCCTACCTGGAGATCAAGGGCTACGCCATGAACACCGATCCGGATTCCGAGCGCCCCGGGTCGGGACTGGCGCAGACCATGCAAATGGCTCTGGCCAATGCCGGCCGACCGGCCGGACGCGTGGATTACGTGAACGCGCACGGCCCGGGCCATCCCGTCATGGACCGCGTCGAAACAAGGATGATCAAGGCGGCGCTGGGCCCCCGGGCCTTCCGCATACCGGTGTCGTCCATCAAGGGCCATATCGGCAATCCCCTGGCGGCCGGGGGGGCGCTTCAGCTCGCCGCGTGTGCCCTGATGTTCCGTCACGGGCAGATTCCGCCCACCGCCAACCTCGAAGAGCCCGACCCGGAGTGCGACTTGGATTTCGTCGCGCGGCGGCCGCGGTCCGTCCGGCTGGATTGCGCCGTGATCAACAGCCATGGGTTGGGCGGTCGTAACGTCAGCATGGTTGTGGAGAGGGTGGCTTCCTCGTGAGCCCCGTGCAGGCCTCGCTGCTGGTGACTCTCGCGCTGAACCTGGCGATGGGGATATTCGTGCTGGCGACGCAACCCGGCCGCGCGCTCAACCGCGTGTTCTTCGGCTTGAGCCTGGTGCTGGCGGGCTGGCTCATCGGGGTGTGGTCCATCACGCTGGCCGACACCGCCTTCTGGGCGGAGTTCTGGATTCGGCAAGCCTACGCGGTGGCCCTCCTGATCCCGATCGTCGGGCAGTATCTCCGCCAGGCCGTCGTCGACCACGGCAGCCGCCGCATCCCCCGGGTCCGGCACGGGGCGGCGCTGTGGCTGGCGACGGGCGCGCTGGCCGCGTTGTGCCAGACGCCGTTCTTCCTGAAGGAGGTGCAGATGCCGACGGCCGGCCCGGGGCTGCCGTACGCGGTCTATGGGCCGGGCTTGTATGTCTTCACGGCGTATTACCTGGCGGCGTGGTGCCTGCTGGTCGGGCGGTTGATTCGCGACGCCCGTCATGCCACCGGGATTGTGCGGGCGGAACTGTACTTTGTGCTCCTGGGCCTGCCCAGCGGGTTGCTGTTCGGCGTGCTGTGCTCGATTGTCCTG
It includes:
- a CDS encoding beta-ketoacyl-[acyl-carrier-protein] synthase family protein, translated to MAPNGIGKEVFWRNLLAGIGGIGPITLFDPTGTPCTVAGEVRDFRPEDFIEPRMKPRRMSRCTQMAVAAAKMALEDSGLDAGPLKKHFPLPLVMGVSTSAPDMWEAHRRQIERRGPGQGPPYIIGAFMPHAAVNAISACLDLQTHPLTMASACAAGLDAISEAASLILGDRADVAMAGGADAPISFTAFTSFAACGLISSEVQNPRAASRPFDRQHVCGVISEGAAVVILENLHHARARGAVPYLEIKGYAMNTDPDSERPGSGLAQTMQMALANAGRPAGRVDYVNAHGPGHPVMDRVETRMIKAALGPRAFRIPVSSIKGHIGNPLAAGGALQLAACALMFRHGQIPPTANLEEPDPECDLDFVARRPRSVRLDCAVINSHGLGGRNVSMVVERVASS